GGGCGCGCGGCGACGCGCGCTGGGCCGGGGGCCGGGGACGACGCGGCTGCCGGCACCGGAGCCGGAGCTTGTTCCTGAGCCGGAGCTTGTTCCTGAGCCGGAGCTTGTTCCTGAGCCGGATGCCGTCCCTGAGTCGGAAGTTCAGGAGCTTGCGGGTCCCGGCCCGGATCTGGAGATTCAGGAGCCCGCGGGCTCCGGCCCGGAACCGGAACTTGAGCAGCCTGTGCCCGATGACGGGCGGTTCAAGGTACGGCTGGCGAACTTCGAGGGGCCCTTCGATCTGCTCCTCCAGCTGATCTCCAAACACAAGCTGGACGTCACCGAGGTCGCCCTGTCCAAAGTGACCGACGAGTTCATGGTGCACATCCGCGCCATGGGGCCCGAGTGGGATCTCGACCAGACCACCGAGTTCCTCGTCGTCGCCGCCACGCTCCTCGATCTCAAGGCCGCCCGGCTGCTGCCGACCGCCGAGGTCGAGGACGAGGCCGACCTCGCGCTCCTCGAAGCGCGTGACCTCCTGTTCGCCCGGCTGCTCCAGTACCGCGCGTACAAGAAGATCGCCGACATCTTCAGCGAGCGGCTCGACGAGGAGGCGCGGCGCTATCCGCGGACCGTCGGTCTGGAGCCGCACCACGCCGAGCTGCTGCCGGAAGTCGTCATCAGCATCGGGGCGGAAGGATTCGCCCGGCTCGCAGTGAAGGCCATGCAGCCCAGGCCGAAGCCCCAGGTGTACGTCGACCACATCCACGCCCCGCTGGTCAGCGTGCGCGAGCAGGCCGGGATCGTCGTGGCGCGGCTGCGGGAGCTGGGCGAGGCGAGTTTCCGGGTGCTGGTGGAGGACACCGACGACACCCTGACCGTCGTGGCCCGCTTCTTGGCGCTCCTGGAGCTGTACCGGGAGAAGGCCGTGAGCCTGGAGCAGGAGGAGGCCCTGGGGGAGCTTCTCGTGCGCTGGACCGGCGGGGAGAGCGAGGGGGAGCCGACCGTCACGGACGAGTTCGACAGGCCTCCCGAGACGGCCGGCAAAGACGGTGGAGAGACGAAGGCCGAGCGGGGCGGGGCGGAGGAGGAGCAGGCATGACGGGCATGAGCGGGCAGGAAGTCGTCGCCGGGGCCGACCGGGTCGCCGAGCTGGATCTCAGGCCGGCCCTGGAGGCCGTACTGATGGTCGTCGACGAGCCGGCGACCGAGGAGCACCTCGCGAAGATCCTGGACCGGCCCCGAAGGGCCGTGGCGGACGCCCTGCGGGCGCTGGCGGACGAGTACACGGTTCAGGGCCGCGGCTTCGAGCTGAGGCTCGTGGCGGGCGGCTGGCGGTTCTACACCCGGCCGCAGTACGCGGCGGCCGTGGAGCGCTTCGTGCTCGACGGGCAGCAGGCCCGGCTCACCCAGGCTGCCCTGGAGACGCTCGCGGTCGTCGCGTACCGCCAGCCGGTCAGCCGCTCGCGGGTCTCCGCGGTGCGCGGGGTGAACTGTGACGGCGTGATGCGGACC
The DNA window shown above is from Streptomyces sp. NBC_01445 and carries:
- the scpB gene encoding SMC-Scp complex subunit ScpB, yielding MTGMSGQEVVAGADRVAELDLRPALEAVLMVVDEPATEEHLAKILDRPRRAVADALRALADEYTVQGRGFELRLVAGGWRFYTRPQYAAAVERFVLDGQQARLTQAALETLAVVAYRQPVSRSRVSAVRGVNCDGVMRTLLQRGLVEEAGAEPETSAILYRTTNYFLERMGLRGLDELPELAPFLPEADAIEAETQEGVPSFDPDAPDAPGYEDADD
- a CDS encoding segregation and condensation protein A, whose translation is MPGYDDDSSTPGRGARRRALGRGPGTTRLPAPEPELVPEPELVPEPELVPEPDAVPESEVQELAGPGPDLEIQEPAGSGPEPELEQPVPDDGRFKVRLANFEGPFDLLLQLISKHKLDVTEVALSKVTDEFMVHIRAMGPEWDLDQTTEFLVVAATLLDLKAARLLPTAEVEDEADLALLEARDLLFARLLQYRAYKKIADIFSERLDEEARRYPRTVGLEPHHAELLPEVVISIGAEGFARLAVKAMQPRPKPQVYVDHIHAPLVSVREQAGIVVARLRELGEASFRVLVEDTDDTLTVVARFLALLELYREKAVSLEQEEALGELLVRWTGGESEGEPTVTDEFDRPPETAGKDGGETKAERGGAEEEQA